A single Carnobacterium inhibens subsp. inhibens DSM 13024 DNA region contains:
- a CDS encoding MurR/RpiR family transcriptional regulator: protein MQNNVLLIIREKMAALPQSEKKIAETILKDPVMVIQMSATDLAAEAGSSSAAVIRFCRSIGVKGFTELKLQLSADSQGIKDNLYTDILSEENLEQVKKKMLINTNHLFKETNNVLDTKQIERVSELLHESSVIYLYGLGASHIVASDIQQKFSRMGKMVVCSLDQHLLVTSMAVAGKNAVFFGVSNSGEKKEVLALMIMAKELGLHTVSLTSNTENALSLEADVALKTAFAHEAPLRSGATISLLTQMYAVDILFYDYASKHYDLTVSNLEKSKTAIVQYNKKFD from the coding sequence ATGCAGAACAATGTCTTACTAATTATCAGAGAAAAAATGGCTGCTTTGCCGCAATCAGAAAAAAAGATAGCTGAAACGATTCTTAAAGACCCGGTAATGGTTATCCAAATGAGTGCAACTGATCTGGCAGCTGAAGCTGGATCTAGTTCAGCAGCGGTGATTCGTTTTTGCCGATCAATTGGTGTGAAAGGTTTTACGGAATTGAAATTACAATTATCGGCAGATTCGCAAGGCATCAAAGATAATTTATATACGGATATTTTGTCAGAAGAAAATTTGGAGCAAGTAAAAAAGAAAATGCTGATCAATACAAACCATCTTTTTAAAGAAACCAATAACGTATTGGATACAAAACAAATTGAACGCGTGTCTGAATTGCTGCATGAAAGTTCTGTTATCTATCTATATGGTTTAGGTGCTTCTCATATCGTGGCATCTGATATTCAACAAAAATTTAGTCGAATGGGTAAAATGGTCGTTTGTTCGCTTGATCAACATTTGTTGGTCACGTCAATGGCAGTTGCTGGCAAGAACGCGGTGTTTTTTGGTGTTTCAAACAGTGGTGAAAAAAAAGAAGTTCTGGCTTTAATGATCATGGCTAAAGAACTTGGATTGCATACAGTGTCGCTCACAAGTAATACTGAAAATGCTCTAAGTCTTGAAGCGGATGTTGCATTGAAAACAGCTTTTGCCCATGAAGCTCCTTTAAGAAGTGGCGCAACAATTTCATTATTAACTCAAATGTATGCTGTCGATATCTTATTTTATGATTATGCTTCTAAGCACTACGATCTAACTGTATCGAACTTAGAAAAATCAAAAACGGCTATAGTTCAGTACAATAAAAAATTTGATTAA
- a CDS encoding PTS transporter subunit EIIC: MAETKEQRMARQIYEQVGGMGNVDSVIHCMTRVRMDIKDNDKVNFDGLKKIDGVMGVVEDDTLQVVVGPGTVNKVANQMVSMAGVRLGDKIPAGKSTATASNSGRSEAEKQAAANKAELKKKNNTPFKRLLKDIANIFVPLIPAFVGAGIIGGIASIFQNMITAGTITGENWVTIVLVLNIIKSGLFAYLNVYVGINAAKVFGATEGLGGVIAGVIYLPGMLVDAPLTNIFTGDPLSAGQGGIIGVILAVYLLSLVEKNLRKVIPDSIDIIVTPTISLLVIGLITIFLIMPIAGAISTSLVGAITWVLNVGGAFAGFVLGALFLPMVMFGLHQVLTPIHIEMIASQGMTLLLPILAMAGAGQVGASIALWVKCRKNKQLTNMIKGSLPVGILGIGEPLIYAVTLPLGRPFITACIGGGIGGAVIGLFGGIGATAIGPSGLALIPLIANGKWWGYVVGLLAAYAGGFLATYFFGVPKSAMEPTELVGYDSDEFDADSIVG, encoded by the coding sequence ATGGCTGAAACAAAAGAGCAACGCATGGCTAGACAGATATATGAACAAGTTGGAGGTATGGGTAACGTTGATTCTGTTATTCACTGTATGACTCGTGTTCGTATGGATATCAAAGATAACGATAAAGTAAACTTTGATGGCTTGAAAAAGATTGACGGAGTTATGGGTGTTGTAGAAGATGATACCTTACAAGTCGTTGTTGGACCTGGTACAGTAAACAAAGTTGCGAACCAAATGGTAAGCATGGCAGGTGTTCGTTTAGGCGATAAAATTCCAGCTGGAAAATCAACGGCAACTGCATCAAATTCTGGTCGTTCTGAAGCGGAAAAACAAGCAGCTGCAAATAAAGCTGAATTGAAAAAGAAAAACAATACACCATTCAAACGTTTATTGAAAGACATTGCAAATATCTTTGTTCCACTGATCCCTGCATTTGTTGGAGCAGGAATTATCGGTGGAATCGCATCAATTTTCCAAAATATGATTACTGCTGGAACGATTACTGGAGAAAACTGGGTAACAATCGTTTTAGTCTTGAACATCATTAAAAGTGGATTGTTTGCTTACCTGAACGTATATGTAGGGATCAATGCTGCTAAAGTATTTGGTGCTACTGAAGGTCTTGGTGGGGTTATTGCTGGTGTGATTTATCTTCCAGGTATGTTGGTTGACGCACCATTAACAAATATCTTTACGGGTGACCCATTGTCTGCTGGACAAGGCGGAATTATCGGCGTTATCTTAGCGGTTTACCTATTGTCATTAGTAGAAAAGAACTTACGCAAAGTTATTCCAGATTCAATTGATATTATTGTGACACCAACAATCTCTTTATTAGTGATTGGATTGATCACTATCTTCTTGATCATGCCAATTGCAGGTGCAATCTCAACTAGTTTAGTTGGAGCTATTACTTGGGTACTAAATGTCGGTGGAGCATTTGCTGGATTTGTTTTAGGCGCATTGTTCTTACCAATGGTTATGTTTGGTTTACACCAAGTCTTAACACCAATTCATATTGAAATGATTGCTTCTCAAGGTATGACATTATTATTACCAATTTTAGCAATGGCTGGAGCTGGACAAGTTGGAGCTTCGATTGCATTGTGGGTTAAATGTCGTAAAAACAAACAATTAACAAACATGATCAAAGGTTCATTGCCAGTAGGTATTTTAGGAATTGGTGAACCATTGATTTATGCAGTAACATTACCTTTAGGTCGCCCATTCATTACTGCTTGTATTGGTGGCGGTATCGGTGGTGCTGTTATCGGATTATTTGGTGGAATTGGCGCAACAGCTATTGGACCAAGTGGATTAGCTTTGATTCCATTAATTGCTAACGGCAAATGGTGGGGCTATGTAGTAGGATTATTAGCAGCTTATGCTGGTGGATTCTTAGCTACTTACTTCTTTGGTGTTCCGAAATCAGCAATGGAACCAACTGAATTAGTTGGTTATGATTCAGATGAATTTGATGCTGACAGTATTGTTGGCTAA
- a CDS encoding histidine phosphatase family protein, with product MQRLFFVRHGMTEFNLANRVQGGDIDSPLLPQSLEDAKKTGQHLKQYNLKQIIASPQERVVETTRLITSQFEQDFKVQYTDDLKEFGYGSWEGAFIPHWQKTSPDTFYNLRQRPDLYDPSAFKGETYQELIARGSRAIFRSIEQFPDRDLLFVGHSITWTTTLLSLIGTDLKDLRSKEPLANTSISELGYEKGQFTLNNWNQIDHLL from the coding sequence ATGCAACGTTTATTTTTTGTCCGCCATGGTATGACTGAATTTAATTTAGCTAATCGTGTTCAAGGAGGAGATATTGATTCTCCATTATTGCCACAGAGTTTGGAAGATGCGAAAAAAACAGGTCAACACCTTAAACAATATAACCTTAAACAGATTATCGCTAGTCCACAAGAACGAGTCGTCGAAACTACTCGATTGATTACTTCTCAATTCGAGCAAGACTTTAAGGTTCAATACACAGATGATTTAAAGGAATTCGGTTATGGTTCTTGGGAAGGAGCATTTATTCCACATTGGCAAAAAACTTCTCCCGATACTTTTTATAATTTACGTCAACGTCCAGATTTATACGATCCTAGTGCATTTAAAGGAGAGACCTACCAAGAACTGATTGCTAGAGGAAGCAGAGCGATCTTTCGTTCTATCGAACAATTTCCTGATCGCGATCTTTTATTTGTGGGACACAGCATCACCTGGACGACTACACTTTTGTCATTGATCGGAACTGACTTAAAGGATCTTCGTTCAAAAGAACCGTTGGCTAACACAAGTATCTCTGAATTAGGGTATGAAAAAGGTCAATTTACTTTAAATAATTGGAACCAAATTGATCATTTGCTGTAA
- a CDS encoding VanZ family protein: MILENKKLKKGLSWLAVLLWMGLIFYFSHQVQQQSWNLSHTVLGISVQVIKIAQVLIVIGLAGFVLIKLKKRGITIGIKELVLILIAAYLLYTLSIELRHMLVPPDLHHFIRKNAHFFIYLVLGVLVKVALMNSGVTGFKAIGIGLGICVGYAFSDEIHQLIVPGRGGQLSDVVIDSCGSGLGMMLQILFVKLLLKRNHNKVSEND; encoded by the coding sequence ATGATTCTTGAAAATAAAAAATTAAAAAAAGGCTTGTCTTGGTTGGCCGTATTGTTATGGATGGGTTTGATTTTTTATTTTTCTCATCAAGTTCAACAACAATCTTGGAATTTAAGTCACACAGTATTGGGTATCAGTGTACAAGTTATTAAAATTGCTCAAGTTCTCATAGTGATTGGTTTGGCTGGTTTTGTTCTTATTAAATTAAAAAAACGAGGTATAACGATTGGCATAAAAGAATTAGTACTTATTCTCATCGCAGCTTATTTGTTATATACATTGTCTATTGAATTGCGACATATGCTTGTTCCACCAGATTTGCATCATTTTATCCGAAAAAATGCTCACTTTTTTATTTATTTGGTATTAGGCGTTTTAGTAAAAGTAGCTTTAATGAATAGTGGTGTAACGGGTTTTAAAGCAATTGGAATTGGGTTAGGCATTTGTGTCGGTTACGCTTTTTCAGACGAGATCCATCAATTAATAGTACCAGGCAGAGGCGGTCAGTTAAGTGATGTAGTGATCGACAGTTGCGGCTCAGGGCTAGGAATGATGTTGCAGATCTTATTCGTTAAACTGCTATTAAAAAGAAATCACAACAAGGTTTCAGAAAATGATTAA
- a CDS encoding Cof-type HAD-IIB family hydrolase → MIKLIAIDMDGTLLNEHHLVTEEVKQAIKKASEAGIKIVLCTGRPVHAVYDYFKELDLPQDEEDYVISLNGTVVQKTTDWEIVYSHQLDHSQLKRAEKLIEPFKMNFTYFDEKNYYYTGEATEMLQFDADLLGMEAIHLPLEELSPELTIFKAMYVAEEAELNHLTASMPAFIAENFYPIRSLSYVFELLPQGANKGEALTGLATKLGFTKEEVMAIGDGENDIDMMKAAGTSVAMGNAVDSIKQIAKHVSKSNQEDGVAHAIYEWALK, encoded by the coding sequence TTGATCAAGTTAATCGCAATCGATATGGATGGTACATTATTAAATGAACACCATTTGGTAACAGAAGAAGTAAAACAAGCCATTAAAAAAGCTAGTGAAGCAGGAATCAAAATCGTTTTATGTACTGGCAGACCAGTGCATGCTGTTTATGATTACTTTAAAGAATTGGATTTACCGCAAGATGAAGAGGATTATGTGATTTCCTTAAATGGGACGGTTGTTCAGAAAACAACCGATTGGGAAATTGTTTACTCACATCAATTAGATCATAGTCAACTGAAAAGAGCAGAGAAGCTTATTGAACCGTTTAAAATGAATTTTACTTATTTTGATGAAAAAAATTATTATTATACTGGCGAAGCAACTGAAATGTTGCAATTTGATGCTGATTTATTGGGAATGGAAGCTATTCATTTGCCATTAGAAGAGTTGTCACCAGAATTAACGATTTTTAAAGCTATGTATGTAGCAGAGGAAGCTGAATTAAATCATTTGACTGCTTCTATGCCAGCATTTATTGCTGAAAACTTTTATCCAATCAGGAGTTTGTCTTATGTTTTCGAATTATTGCCTCAAGGAGCAAATAAAGGCGAAGCTTTGACAGGATTAGCCACTAAACTTGGATTTACAAAAGAGGAAGTAATGGCTATTGGAGACGGAGAAAATGATATTGATATGATGAAAGCAGCAGGTACAAGTGTCGCAATGGGAAATGCAGTAGATTCTATTAAACAAATTGCCAAACACGTATCAAAATCAAATCAAGAAGACGGAGTAGCGCACGCTATTTACGAATGGGCCTTGAAATAA
- a CDS encoding four-helix bundle copper-binding protein: protein MQEQLVKISEKMFECQRVCNECFDACLKEDHVQMMAECIRLDRECADICAFAATAITRESSLSADLIALCATICQACGKECEKHDHDHCQRCAKVCLECAELCRSYT from the coding sequence ATGCAAGAACAATTAGTAAAGATTTCAGAAAAAATGTTTGAATGCCAACGTGTATGTAATGAATGTTTTGATGCATGCCTAAAGGAAGATCATGTTCAAATGATGGCCGAATGCATTCGTTTAGATAGAGAGTGTGCAGACATCTGTGCTTTTGCTGCAACGGCTATTACCCGAGAAAGTTCTTTATCTGCTGATTTGATTGCTTTGTGCGCAACGATCTGTCAAGCTTGCGGAAAAGAATGTGAAAAACACGATCATGATCATTGTCAAAGATGTGCAAAAGTTTGTTTAGAATGTGCAGAACTTTGTCGCAGCTATACGTAA
- the lpdA gene encoding dihydrolipoyl dehydrogenase: MATNQKETVIIGAGPGGYVAAIRASQLGQKVTIIEKEYIGGVCLNVGCIPSKALITAGHHFHNAQHSETFGITTSNVTLDITKMQQWKDTKVVNMLTRGVEGLLKKNKVEIIRGTATFTDKNHLIVETKDGSQDLEFKNVVIATGSSPLAVPEVPFGGRVVDTTGGLNITELPKRLVIVGGGYVATQLAFAFNNFGSKVTILEKEDSIINFFDKDMVKLVKKSYAEKGVDVIEGVNITKSAQTDDTVTVTYEKDGKEESIESDYVLVSVGRVPNTSKLNLEAVGVKLLENGRIDVDESLRTGVEGVYAIGDITPGPAFAHKASHDAKIVAEVISGKDSIVNYKTMPVAAYTEPEIATVGLAADEVKGNKEYKVSKFSLAGNGRALSLDANEGFVRMITEEKTGKVVGAQVIGVSAGDVIAELALAIELGMVAEDISLTIHAHPSLGEAVMDTAELAMGLPIHM; encoded by the coding sequence TTGGCAACTAATCAAAAAGAAACCGTTATAATTGGAGCAGGTCCAGGAGGCTATGTTGCAGCAATCAGAGCATCACAATTAGGACAAAAAGTAACAATTATTGAAAAAGAATACATCGGTGGAGTTTGTTTGAATGTCGGATGTATCCCTTCTAAAGCATTGATCACTGCTGGACATCATTTTCATAATGCACAACATTCTGAAACTTTTGGGATCACAACTTCAAATGTTACGTTGGATATCACAAAAATGCAACAATGGAAAGATACTAAAGTAGTAAACATGTTGACTCGCGGAGTTGAAGGTTTATTGAAAAAAAATAAAGTAGAAATCATTCGTGGAACAGCTACTTTTACGGATAAAAATCATTTAATAGTTGAAACTAAAGATGGATCTCAAGATCTTGAATTTAAAAATGTTGTTATTGCAACAGGTAGTTCACCATTAGCCGTTCCAGAAGTCCCATTTGGCGGACGTGTTGTGGATACAACTGGCGGATTGAATATTACTGAACTTCCAAAACGTTTAGTGATTGTAGGCGGCGGATATGTTGCGACTCAATTAGCATTTGCATTTAACAATTTTGGTTCTAAAGTAACGATTCTTGAAAAAGAAGATAGCATCATCAACTTCTTTGATAAAGATATGGTTAAATTAGTTAAGAAAAGTTACGCAGAAAAAGGCGTTGACGTTATTGAAGGCGTAAATATCACTAAATCTGCTCAAACCGATGATACTGTAACAGTCACTTATGAAAAAGACGGTAAAGAAGAATCAATCGAATCTGACTATGTTCTGGTTTCTGTAGGCCGCGTGCCTAACACATCTAAATTGAATTTAGAAGCTGTTGGCGTTAAATTATTAGAAAACGGCAGAATCGATGTTGATGAATCATTAAGAACAGGTGTTGAAGGGGTTTATGCTATCGGAGATATTACTCCAGGACCAGCATTTGCTCATAAAGCTAGCCATGACGCAAAAATTGTAGCAGAAGTTATTTCTGGTAAAGACTCTATTGTGAATTACAAAACGATGCCGGTTGCTGCTTATACAGAGCCTGAAATTGCGACAGTAGGATTAGCTGCTGATGAAGTAAAAGGCAACAAAGAGTACAAAGTAAGCAAATTCTCATTAGCTGGGAATGGTCGTGCTTTGTCATTAGATGCGAATGAAGGATTTGTTCGTATGATCACTGAAGAAAAAACAGGCAAAGTTGTTGGAGCTCAAGTTATTGGAGTAAGTGCTGGGGACGTTATTGCTGAATTAGCATTAGCTATCGAATTAGGTATGGTTGCTGAAGATATTTCATTAACGATCCACGCGCATCCATCTCTTGGAGAAGCCGTAATGGATACAGCTGAATTAGCTATGGGATTACCTATCCACATGTAA
- a CDS encoding DUF871 domain-containing protein, producing the protein MFGVSVFLGDELTIETKNYLQTMKDSGFEGVFTSMHIPEDDASQYVTRVKTLGQWTQELGMQLMVDISGEALNKIGFSFDRPEEMLAIGITGLRMDYHITNQISAKVSRSMTVALNASTITQEDIDELKQYNANFQQMEAWHNYYPRPETGLDKELFIRKNHWLKTLGFNVMAFVPGNEILRGPLFCQLPTLEKQRGVHPLASAIELLNECEVDDVYIGDPTIDDRTKQQFFYYIKKKTLLFSIKEIQGSDYLPVIVGKHQNRWDAARDVIRSADARFRTIPTIEPQHIQERVKGSVTVDNRLYGRYMGEIQVVKQPLPKDKKVTVVAHVIPEDLTLIDWCQEGQLFELQPIQDNERG; encoded by the coding sequence ATGTTTGGTGTATCTGTCTTTCTTGGAGATGAGTTAACAATTGAAACAAAAAACTATCTGCAGACGATGAAAGACAGCGGATTTGAAGGAGTATTTACTTCTATGCATATTCCTGAAGACGATGCGTCTCAATACGTAACTAGAGTGAAGACGTTAGGTCAATGGACGCAAGAACTAGGTATGCAATTAATGGTCGATATTTCAGGGGAAGCTTTGAATAAAATCGGGTTTTCATTTGACCGGCCTGAAGAAATGCTGGCTATTGGAATTACAGGTTTAAGAATGGACTATCATATAACAAATCAAATTAGTGCTAAAGTCAGTCGTTCAATGACAGTTGCTCTTAATGCGAGTACCATTACTCAAGAAGATATCGATGAATTAAAGCAATACAATGCAAATTTTCAACAAATGGAAGCATGGCATAATTATTATCCGCGTCCTGAAACTGGATTAGATAAAGAGTTGTTTATTCGTAAAAATCACTGGTTGAAAACACTAGGTTTTAACGTAATGGCTTTTGTTCCAGGTAATGAAATATTACGAGGCCCATTGTTTTGTCAGCTGCCAACGTTAGAAAAACAGCGTGGAGTTCATCCTTTAGCTAGTGCAATTGAATTATTAAATGAGTGTGAAGTAGACGATGTTTACATTGGGGATCCAACGATCGATGACAGAACGAAACAGCAATTTTTTTATTATATTAAAAAGAAAACGTTATTATTTTCAATTAAAGAAATACAAGGTTCTGATTATTTACCTGTCATCGTAGGAAAACACCAAAATCGTTGGGATGCTGCTAGAGACGTGATCCGCAGTGCTGATGCACGTTTTAGAACGATTCCGACTATCGAACCACAACACATTCAAGAAAGAGTAAAAGGAAGCGTTACAGTAGATAATCGTCTATATGGACGTTATATGGGAGAAATCCAAGTGGTCAAACAACCGTTACCTAAAGATAAAAAAGTAACAGTTGTGGCACATGTTATCCCGGAAGATCTTACTTTGATCGACTGGTGCCAAGAAGGTCAATTATTTGAACTTCAACCGATACAAGACAATGAAAGAGGTTAA
- the murQ gene encoding N-acetylmuramic acid 6-phosphate etherase, producing the protein MNLDKLTTETRNTQTMNLDELSASEVMTLMNQEDQKVAIAVEKELPMITKVVETITESFSKGGRLIYMGAGTSGRLGVLDAAECVPTFSVDPSMVQGLIAGGMKAMTVAVEGAEDSKTLGAEDLEAIQLTDKDVVVGIAASGRTPYVIGGLEYATSVGAKTATISCNKDAKISQFAQMPIEVDAGPEVLTGSTRLKAGTAQKLILNMLSTGAMIGSGKVYQNLMVDVKPSNEKLEERSKRIIMQATDCTYEEASETFEAADHQVKLAIVMILTHSNKETATQKLTEAKGFIRETLA; encoded by the coding sequence ATGAATTTAGACAAATTAACAACCGAAACAAGAAATACGCAAACAATGAACTTAGACGAGCTTTCAGCAAGCGAAGTGATGACTTTAATGAATCAAGAAGATCAAAAAGTTGCAATAGCAGTTGAAAAAGAATTGCCTATGATCACAAAAGTTGTAGAAACGATCACGGAATCATTCAGTAAAGGCGGCCGTTTAATTTATATGGGTGCTGGAACAAGCGGACGTTTAGGAGTTTTAGATGCAGCTGAGTGTGTACCAACATTTAGTGTGGATCCAAGTATGGTACAAGGATTGATTGCAGGCGGAATGAAAGCTATGACCGTTGCAGTTGAAGGAGCAGAAGATTCAAAAACACTTGGAGCAGAAGATCTAGAAGCCATCCAATTAACAGATAAAGATGTGGTTGTAGGAATCGCAGCAAGCGGACGTACACCTTACGTTATTGGCGGATTAGAATACGCAACAAGCGTTGGAGCAAAAACAGCGACTATCTCATGCAACAAAGATGCTAAGATCAGTCAATTTGCCCAAATGCCCATTGAAGTAGATGCTGGTCCTGAAGTATTGACAGGTTCTACAAGATTAAAAGCTGGAACTGCTCAAAAATTGATTTTAAATATGCTGTCAACTGGGGCTATGATCGGTTCTGGAAAAGTGTATCAAAACTTAATGGTGGATGTTAAACCATCAAATGAAAAATTAGAAGAACGTTCAAAACGCATTATCATGCAAGCAACAGATTGTACGTATGAAGAAGCTAGTGAAACATTTGAAGCTGCTGATCACCAAGTAAAATTGGCAATCGTTATGATCTTAACGCATTCAAATAAAGAAACAGCAACTCAAAAATTAACAGAAGCTAAAGGGTTCATTCGTGAAACTTTAGCATAA
- a CDS encoding alpha/beta hydrolase: MGVISGQINSSELGFTISYKAILPEERTGPYPVLYLLHGLSDNDSSWLYNSSIARYASQYNLAIFMPQVHVSYYTDMHMGPNYWSFLTKEFPRKMKNLFNISHNSEETFVAGLSMGGYGAIKWGLTYPDEVGGVAALSAAVDPYRIWQDDPGRDKLFKPAFGSKESFVGSENDLYALLKQVKKETNQPTILQICGTEDSLYADNLKFEEALQETSIDYAFIEKPGDHNWAFWDQEIQVVLKWIQEIIAKKRS, translated from the coding sequence ATGGGTGTTATTTCTGGTCAAATCAATTCTTCAGAATTAGGATTCACGATTTCTTATAAAGCTATTCTGCCAGAGGAACGAACAGGACCATATCCCGTTTTGTACCTCTTACATGGATTATCAGATAATGATTCCAGTTGGCTGTATAACTCTTCAATAGCACGTTATGCATCGCAATACAATTTGGCTATTTTCATGCCTCAAGTTCATGTGAGCTACTATACTGACATGCATATGGGTCCGAATTACTGGAGTTTTTTAACAAAAGAATTTCCTCGGAAAATGAAAAATTTATTTAATATCTCTCATAATAGTGAAGAGACCTTTGTTGCGGGGCTGTCAATGGGTGGCTACGGCGCAATAAAATGGGGATTAACGTATCCAGATGAAGTAGGGGGAGTTGCTGCTCTGTCAGCTGCTGTAGATCCTTATAGGATATGGCAAGATGACCCGGGTAGAGACAAGCTTTTTAAACCGGCATTTGGATCAAAAGAGTCGTTTGTAGGATCCGAAAATGACTTATACGCTTTGCTAAAACAAGTAAAAAAAGAAACTAATCAACCGACCATTTTACAAATTTGCGGTACGGAAGATTCTCTTTATGCAGATAATTTAAAATTTGAAGAGGCTCTCCAAGAAACCTCTATCGACTATGCGTTTATTGAAAAACCTGGAGACCATAATTGGGCATTTTGGGACCAAGAAATACAAGTTGTATTGAAATGGATTCAAGAAATAATAGCAAAAAAAAGAAGTTGA
- a CDS encoding glycosyltransferase family 2 protein translates to MLSIVVPVYNVDKVLRHCLNSLRFQSYRNIEIILVNGESTDMSAAICERFARIDSRFKVLHKKARGLCEALNIGLLSAKGEYISFVDPVDRIDGLMFEKLLLTIIRNNADMVIANHGEELIEEDMDLFNSAQAVVWTKETALRKITEQFQLKSFLCNKLYSIELFRSNPVLEFDLNFDLFGDYLMAVQCILKSEKIMYDPNLHYHYLAYKHASFFNDLTKEKLSGPKALLKIIDLTEEMSHFNVSVIKDLYINYSIQLLMHLLNEQEKNTRHLKEAKQNLYHFSLNELTNYKIIFSCMMARKMTFIYFYFWKLKHAKLN, encoded by the coding sequence ATGCTATCAATTGTTGTTCCTGTATATAACGTTGATAAAGTATTAAGGCATTGTTTGAATAGTTTGAGGTTTCAATCTTATCGTAATATTGAAATTATATTAGTTAATGGTGAATCTACAGATATGAGTGCTGCTATATGTGAACGTTTTGCTCGGATCGACTCACGGTTTAAAGTGCTTCATAAAAAGGCAAGAGGTCTTTGCGAAGCATTAAATATAGGGTTGCTTTCTGCCAAAGGAGAATATATCAGCTTTGTAGATCCAGTTGATCGTATTGATGGTCTGATGTTTGAAAAATTACTTTTGACTATTATTCGGAATAATGCAGATATGGTCATTGCAAATCATGGAGAAGAATTGATTGAAGAAGACATGGATTTATTCAATTCTGCTCAAGCGGTCGTCTGGACAAAAGAGACTGCTTTACGAAAGATTACGGAACAATTTCAGCTCAAAAGTTTTTTATGTAACAAACTTTATTCAATAGAATTATTCAGAAGCAATCCAGTTCTAGAATTTGACTTGAATTTTGATCTATTTGGAGATTACTTAATGGCGGTCCAATGTATTTTGAAAAGTGAAAAAATTATGTATGATCCTAATTTACATTACCATTATTTAGCTTATAAACATGCCTCTTTTTTTAATGATCTCACAAAAGAAAAGCTTTCCGGACCTAAAGCACTGCTTAAAATCATTGATTTGACAGAAGAAATGAGTCATTTCAATGTTTCAGTTATAAAAGATCTTTACATCAATTACTCTATCCAACTGCTAATGCATCTTCTAAACGAACAGGAGAAAAATACACGCCACCTCAAAGAAGCAAAACAAAATCTCTATCACTTTTCCTTGAATGAACTTACAAATTATAAAATTATATTCTCATGTATGATGGCTCGGAAAATGACTTTTATCTATTTTTATTTTTGGAAATTAAAGCACGCTAAACTAAATTAA